The Bacillota bacterium genomic sequence TCTGCAACAGGGGCTTGCGCTTTTGCGCGAGCAGCTTTCCTCCCGGGACCGGGTCTGCGCTGTGGGAACCACTGGAAGCGCGCGTTTTCTGGCCGGGGTCCTGGTTGGGGCGGACATTGTCAAAAACGAGATTACGGCCCACGCCGTGGCTGCCCTCCATCTTGTGCCCGATGTCCGGACGATTTTCGAGATCGGGGGCCAGGACTCGAAGATCATTATCTTAAGGGATGGAATTGTGGTGGATTTTGCCATGAATACGGTCTGCGCTGCGGGAACAGGCTCCTTCTTGGACCAGCAGGCTTTTCGCCTCAACCTCTCCATCGAGGAATTTGGAGCCCTCGCAAAAGATGCCACCAACCCCGTCAGGATCGCGGGCCGGTGCACCGTTTTTGCGGAGTCCGACATGATCCACAAGCAGCAAATGGGACATCCCCTGCCTGATATTATTGCCGGTCTTTGTGAGGCTTTGGTGCGCAACTATTTAAATAATGTCGGAAAGGGGAAGGAAATCCTTCCTCCTGTTGTCTTTCAGGGTGGTGTCGCCGCAAATTTGGGGATGCGGGCCGCCTTTGAAAAGGTATTGAAAACGGAAATTATCGTCCCTCCTTACTTTAACGTGATGGGGGCTTACGGCGCGGCGCTGCTGGCACGGGATTATGCGAAAGAAGGAGGGCAAACCAGTTTTCGCGGATTTCAGGTGGCCACCCTCCAGTTTCAGCCCAGGAGTTTTGAGTGCAAGGGGTGCTCCAATGCCTGCGAAGTAATCGAAATCAGAGAAGGAAAACGGGTGCTGGCGCGCTGGGGGGATCGCTGCGGGCGCTGGGGAAGCTCCGTGACCGGGGCCGAAGAGGTGAACGAGGAGGCTAAGTCGATTTCTTAATTTAATCTCTCAGGGATCTTTTATAATCCAGCATGTTCTCCGGGAAAGGTTGACGCCTGGTGAGCCCACCCGGTAAAATACAGGTGTCAGCCTTTCTTTATTCATGAATGAGGAGAGATGAGAAAAGATGAGCGAGACGAAGGTTACGCTGGAAGAGAAGGAGATTCCGCAGGCCTGGTATAATATCCAGGCGGATATGCCCGAGCTTCCCCCTCCGCCCTTAAACCCCGCCACCCGCCAGCCGGTTGCTCCCGAGGATCTGGCGGCGATTTTTCCACCTGATCTGATTGCCCAGGAGGTTGCCCGGGAGCGCTGGATCGAAATTCCCGGCGAAGTGCTGGACATTTATCGTTTGTGGAGACCGACTCCCCTTTACCGTGCAAAGCGGCTGGAAGAGGCGCTCCGGACACCGGCAAAGATTTTCTACAAGTATGAAGGTGTCAGTCCTGCCGGAAGCCATAAACCCAACACTGCTGTCGCGCAAGTCTATTACAACAAAAAGGCAGGAATCAGACGTCTGACTACCGAAACGGGGGCCGGGCAGTGGGGGAGCGCTCTCAGTCTCGCTTGCAGCTTCTTCGGGCTGGACTGTACGGTTTACATGGTGCGGGTGAGTTATGAGCAGAAACCCTACCGCCGCTCCTTTATGGAAGTTTACGGGGCGCGGGTGATTCCGAGCCCCAGCCCTGAAACGGCAGCAGGACTGAGGGTTTTGGCCGAACACCCGGACTCGCTGGGGAGCCTGGGGATCGCGATCAGCGAAGCGGTTGAAGATGCAGCCCGGCACGAAGACACGAATTATTCTTTGGGGAGCGTTTTGAACCACGTCCTCCTGCACCAGACCATAATCGGCCTGGAGGCGAGGTCGCAAATGGAAAAGGCCGGTTTTTATCCAGACATAGTAATCGGCTGCCATGGCGGGGGGAGCAATTTTGCCGGTCTGGCCTTTCCCTTTTTACGGGACAAGTTTCAGGGAAAGAAGATCCGGGTCGTTGCCGTCGAGCCCCTGGCCTGCCCCACTTTAACAAAAGGGGAGTACCTCTACGATTTCGGGGATACGGCGGGATTAACCCCTTTGATGAGAATGTATACCCTGGGTCACGATTTCGTTCCACCCGGCATTCATGCCGGGGGTCTCCGCTACCATGGAGCGGCACCACTGGTGAGCAAGCTTTATCATGATGGCTACATTGAGGCTCGGGCTTACGGCCAGACGGACGTTTTCCGGAGCGCGGTCCTTTTTGCCCGAACGGAAGGGATTCTTCCCGCTCCCGAGTCTGCCCACGCCATTCATGCGGCTGTTGTCGAGGCGGAGGCGGCGCGGGAGGCGGGAGAGAAGAAGGTTATTCTTTTTAACCTGAGCGGGCACGGCCATTTCGACCTCACGGCGTACGATGCTTACCTGGAAAACAGGCTTGACAACATCACCTTTTCCCCGGAAATGCTGGCAGAGAGCCTGAAAACCGTTCCCAAGCTTGACTGAGCTTCAGGAGAAAGGATTGCAGAGGGGCCGCCTGAGGGCGGCCCCTTCACATCTGGTTCGTTGACACCCCCAGGATGAGCGTGTTAGAATAACCTAAATGTGGAGAGATCAGGTCTGGAGCGGGAGGAAAGGAGCTTTTGTTGCATGAAGCTGCACGGAACCATGCGCATTAACCCTCAGGGTCATCTTGAAATCGGCGGCTGCAGCGTTGTCGAACTTGCCCGTACCTTTGGAACTCCTCTTTACATTCTGGACGAGGCCCTGATCCGGAAAAATTGCCGGGAGTATTACGGGGCCTTTGCCGGGGGAGAGAACCCTGACGGTGTTCTTTACGCGGCAAAGGCTTTTATGGCTCAGGCAATTTGCAAAATCGTGGAATCGGAGGGTTTGGGGCTCGATGTTGTTTCGGGAGGAGAGCTTTATGTTGCCTTAAAGGCGAAATTTCCTCCCGAGAAGATCTTTCTGCACGGCAACAACAAATCACCGGCCGAGTTGCAGTTCGCCCTCGAGAGCGGTGTGGGCCGGATTGTGGTCGACAACTTCTACGAACTGGAGCTTCTCAACCGCCTGGCCGGTGAGAGAGGGTGTCGCCCCCCGGTGTTATTGCGGATTGCCCCTGGCATCGAGGCTCACAGCCATGCCTACATTAAGACGGGGCAGCTGGATTCGAAGTTCGGCTTTACCCTCGCAAACGGGGATGCTTTGCGCGCCGTTCGGAGGGCCCTCGCCGCGGATCACCTCGATCTCAAGGGGCTTCACTGCCATATCGGTTCGCAGATCTTTGAACTGGATGCCTTTCGGGAGGCGGCCCGCGTCATGGTGGATTTTCTCCAGGAGGTTCGCGAACAAACGGGTTGGGCCGCCTCAGAACTGGACCTGGGAGGGGGCCTTGGAATTTACTACAGTGCCGGCGATACCCCTCCAGCGATCGGGGAATATGCCCGCGCCATTCGTGAGAGCGTGGATGAGTCGTGCCGGAAGTGGGATTTTCCGCGTCCCAAGCTCTTCGTGGAACCCGGGCGTTCAATTGTCGGCCCTGCAGGAACCACGGTTTATACAATTGGTGCCGTCAAGGAAATCCCGGGTGTTCGCAAGTATGTGGCCGTTGACGGGGGAATGACCGACAACCCGCGCCCTGCCCTCTATCAGGCGAAATATGAAGGGGTGGTGGCAAATAAGGCAAAGGAGCCGGTGCAGGAGGTGGTTTCCATTACGGGAAGGTGCTGTGAATCAGGGGATATGCTGATCTGGGAC encodes the following:
- a CDS encoding 2-hydroxyglutaryl-CoA dehydratase, which gives rise to MDLFLGIDVGSVSTNLVLLDPAGEPYLTPLYLRTQGRPIAVLQQGLALLREQLSSRDRVCAVGTTGSARFLAGVLVGADIVKNEITAHAVAALHLVPDVRTIFEIGGQDSKIIILRDGIVVDFAMNTVCAAGTGSFLDQQAFRLNLSIEEFGALAKDATNPVRIAGRCTVFAESDMIHKQQMGHPLPDIIAGLCEALVRNYLNNVGKGKEILPPVVFQGGVAANLGMRAAFEKVLKTEIIVPPYFNVMGAYGAALLARDYAKEGGQTSFRGFQVATLQFQPRSFECKGCSNACEVIEIREGKRVLARWGDRCGRWGSSVTGAEEVNEEAKSIS
- a CDS encoding TrpB-like pyridoxal phosphate-dependent enzyme is translated as MSETKVTLEEKEIPQAWYNIQADMPELPPPPLNPATRQPVAPEDLAAIFPPDLIAQEVARERWIEIPGEVLDIYRLWRPTPLYRAKRLEEALRTPAKIFYKYEGVSPAGSHKPNTAVAQVYYNKKAGIRRLTTETGAGQWGSALSLACSFFGLDCTVYMVRVSYEQKPYRRSFMEVYGARVIPSPSPETAAGLRVLAEHPDSLGSLGIAISEAVEDAARHEDTNYSLGSVLNHVLLHQTIIGLEARSQMEKAGFYPDIVIGCHGGGSNFAGLAFPFLRDKFQGKKIRVVAVEPLACPTLTKGEYLYDFGDTAGLTPLMRMYTLGHDFVPPGIHAGGLRYHGAAPLVSKLYHDGYIEARAYGQTDVFRSAVLFARTEGILPAPESAHAIHAAVVEAEAAREAGEKKVILFNLSGHGHFDLTAYDAYLENRLDNITFSPEMLAESLKTVPKLD
- the lysA gene encoding diaminopimelate decarboxylase, with translation MKLHGTMRINPQGHLEIGGCSVVELARTFGTPLYILDEALIRKNCREYYGAFAGGENPDGVLYAAKAFMAQAICKIVESEGLGLDVVSGGELYVALKAKFPPEKIFLHGNNKSPAELQFALESGVGRIVVDNFYELELLNRLAGERGCRPPVLLRIAPGIEAHSHAYIKTGQLDSKFGFTLANGDALRAVRRALAADHLDLKGLHCHIGSQIFELDAFREAARVMVDFLQEVREQTGWAASELDLGGGLGIYYSAGDTPPAIGEYARAIRESVDESCRKWDFPRPKLFVEPGRSIVGPAGTTVYTIGAVKEIPGVRKYVAVDGGMTDNPRPALYQAKYEGVVANKAKEPVQEVVSITGRCCESGDMLIWDLSVPRVEPGDLLAISCTGAYNYSMSSNYNCLPRPAVVLVCDGNADLIVARETYEDLIEHHLIPERLLLRSCCTRG